ACGTCGACATAGGAGAGAGGGTATTTGCCGATACCCTTTCCACTGCGCGGAAGAGACTCCCCTGGTTATCGGTGAATCTCTTTACCGCGCTCCTTGCGGCCTGGGTTGTGGGTCTCTTTGAAAACACAATCGGTCAGTTTGCGTTTCTGGCCGTATTTATGCCCATAGTTGCCGGCATGGGGGGCAACGCGGGAACGCAGACCCTCACGGTCGTCGTGAGGGGGATTGCTCTCGGGGACCTCGATTACGGCGGGGCCAAAAGGGTTCTTTTGAAGGAGATCATGGTAGGATTGTTGAATGGTATGACAAACGGCCTCCTGATGGGCGTCGTTGCCTATCTGTGGAAAGGACTGCCCGTTGTTGGTCTTGCCATTTTTCTGGCAATGGTAATCAATCTCTTCGTGGCGGCATCCTTTGGTACCATCGTTCCCCTCTTTCTTCGGGCCATTAAAATCGATCCTGCCCTGGCCTCTGGAGTTATTGTGACAACCGCCACGGACTGCATGGGATTTCTCTCCTTTCTCGGTCTTTCGACCCTACTTCTCAAGGAATTCATCTGAGCGTCATGGGACGGGCGTCGTTCATTACGGAAGGAATAAAGCTGAAAGAACACCTCTTCAGGGAATCTGACGTGTCCCTTTTGATTTTTACCGAGAGCAGGGGGACAATCAGGGCCATAGCACCCGGGCTGAAAAGGAGCAAAAAGAGATTTCCCGGTTCGATCAGGAAATTATGCCTTTATGAGTTCAGTCTTACCGCGGGCAAAAAAGATTACTACGTGGTGAGCGGAGCCCGTTTCTTACAGGCCTTCGAGGAAATTGCCCACAATTTCAAGGCCTATTGTGCGGCTGACTACATTCTCCAGGTAATTCAATACTTTTATCTCGAAAACATGGCATCCTCCTATATCTATCAATCATTGAGGATCTTTTTGGAGTCCCTGGCCTCTGGAAAGGATATAATTTCGACCGTAAAGTGGATGGAAATCAGAGTGCTTGCTGATTCGGGCTTCCTTTCAAACGTCACAACCTGCTCCCGCTGTGCCCGCGTTTTTCGAGAAGAGGAAAAAGGATATTACAACAGGGAAAACAGCCATATCTACTGCATAAACTGCAGAATAGCAGGAAAATATATAATAATTAGCAAAGACATGAGGGGCAAAGTAGCCGCAGCGCTTGATCCGGAGTGCGGGGAATTCACCCCGTTTCCCGAGCATGAGAGCGGCTCAATAAACAGGATTACCACCGAAGTGATCCTGGAAAAACTCGGCTTCGTTCCCAGGCCTCTCATACAAATTACACGGGATTTGAAACTAAAAGGCTTGAAAACCCTCTAATTTCTTATATTTCTTGACACCATATATGTTTAATGATATTTTCATATATTCCTTTCTGTTTGGTTATTGTTGAAAACTAAAACCCATGGAGGTAAAAGGTGAATTTTCAGGATCTTATCATCGCACTTCAAGAGTTCTGGGCGCGGAAAGGGTGCGTTGTTCAGCAGCCGTATGATATCGAGGTTGGAGCGGGTACCTTCAACCCGGCAACGCTGCTTCGCGTTCTTGGCCCCGAACCTTGGAATGTTGCTTACGTAGAGCCCTCCAGGAGGCCTACCGACGGGAGATATGGTGAAAACCCGAACCGGCTTCAGCACTATTATCAGTTCCAGGTAATCATGAAGCCCTCTCCCTACAACATACTGGATCTCTACTTCGAGAGCCTCGAGTCCTTCGGGATAGACCCGAAAAAACACGACATTCGGCTTGTTGAGGATGACTGGGAGAGCCCGACCCTCGGTGCGTGGGGTCTGGGCTGGGAGGCATGGCTCGATGGGATGGAGATTACCCAGCTGACCTACTTTCAGCAGGCAGGGGGCCTCGACCTCAAACCCGTTTCCTTTGAGATTACCTATGGAATCGAGAGGATCGCAATGTATCTTCAGAGGGTCGACAACGTCTTTGACCTTCAGTGGATAGGAGATGTGACGTATGGCGATGTCTACCACCGCGGAGAGGTGGAGTTTTCGATATACAACTTTGAGGAGGCGGACGTACCGATGCACTTCTCTCTTTTTGAAATGTTTGAAAAGGAGTGCAGGAGGCTCGTGGAGAAAAAGCTGGTTCTCCCGGCTTTCGACTACTGCTTGAAATGTTCCCACACCTTCAACATGCTCGATGCCCGGGGAGCAATTTCGGTAACGGAGCGGACATCCTATATCGGTCGTGTCCGGACCCTGGCGCGTATGTGTGCGGAGGGGTACCTGGGGATGCGGGAAGAGCTTGGATATCCTCTTCTGAACAAATCATTCAAATAAAAAAAACGGTGAGAGAGGAAGGCATGAGCAGAGAATTATTTATTGAAGTAGGCTGCGAGGAAATTCCGGCAGGCTTTATAGGGCCGGCCCTCGAGGCGGGCGAGAAATATCTCGAGGAAGAGTTGAGAAAGAAGCGGATAACCTTCTCCCGCATACAGATCACCGGCAGCCCGCGGAGGCTGGTGTTCAGGATCAAAGACGTGGGAGATACGCAGGAAACGCAGGAGGATCTCGTTCTCGGCCCCCCGGAAAGTGTCGCTTTCGATGCGTCTGGAAAACCCACGAAGGCAGCGCTGGGATTTGCGGCATCATCCCATCTGAAGGTGGAGGACCTGAAAATATTCGAAACCGAAAAGGGAAGGTATCTCGGGTACCAGAAGAAAGAGGAGTCTTCAACGGCAGAAGAGCTGTTTCCCGATATACTGATGGGGCTCCTTCCCGCCCTGCCGTTTAAAAAGTCCATGAGGTGGGCTGACCTGGATATCAGGTTTGCCCGGCCCGTCCACTGGATCATAGCCCTTTACGGGAATAAGGTCATAGATGTCTCCTTCGGGAACACGAGGTCCTCTAACTTCACCTTCGGGCACAGATTTTTAAAACCTGACAAGATTACCATCAACGAACCCTCGGAGTATGTGGAAAAGCTCAAGGAGGCTTTCGTCATCGTTGATTTCGATACGCGGAAGGAGATAATCAGGAAGCAGCTGAAAGACATAGAAAGCAAGATCGGTTTCACGTGGGTGGCGGATGAGAGTCTCCTGGAAACCGTTGCCAATCTTGTCGAGTATCCCGTGACGGTCGTAGGAAAGTTCGAGGAGTCATACCTGGAGCTGCCCAAGGAGATTCTGGTAACCACCATGAAGGAGCACCAGAAATATTTCGTTTTTGAAGATGAGAGTGGAAATCTATTCCCCGGTTTTGCAACGGTGTCGAACATTATCACAGAAGATATGGACGTGGTGGTCAGAGGGAACGAGAAGGTGCTCAAGGCAAGACTGTCGGATGCGGACTTCTACTACAAAGACGACCTGAAGGAGCCTTTGATCGGCAAGAAGGATAAGCTGAAAGAGGTCATTTACCAGTCCGACCTCGGCACCTATTTCGACAAGGTTGAAAGGGTAGAGCAGCTTTCCAGGAAGATCGCGGAAAAGGTAGATCCCGCAAAGGCGGACCTGGCGGCGAGGGCTGCGGCTCTGTCCAAAATCGACCTCATTACCGGTGTGGTGTACGAGTTTCCCGAGCTCCAGGGAATTATGGGAAGGGACTACGCTCTCAAGACGGGAGAGGAAAAGGAGGTTGCCGAGGCGGTATTTGAGCATTATCTTCCCAGAGCAGCCAGGGACATTCTGCCCGGAACAGGAACCGGTGCGATTGTTTCTATCGCCGACAAAGTCGATACCATCTGTGGTTGTTTCGGGGTTGGCCTGGTGCCGACGGGGACGCAGGACCCTTACGCCCTGAGAAGGCAGGCGATAGGAGTGGTAAACGTCATCATCGACAAAGGCTATGACCTCTCCCTCTCGGAGTTGATCACGTGGGCGATAAAAAACCTCGAGGATCGCATAAAAGGGGAAGAAGGGGCAATCATCGCAGACGTGTTGGAGTTTTTCCGGGGCAGGCTCCCGGGCGTCATATCTTCAGGAGATGTGGACCATGAAATCATCGACGCGGTGCTCAACGTCGGTTTCGACAATGTCCTGGATGCAAGGGGGAAGGTTGAAGCCCTTTCAACCTTCAAGCGGAGCGAGTCGTACGAGTCCCTGATCACCGGCTTTAAGAGAGCTCAGAACATAACGAGGGGAGCTCAGGTTGCAGATGCCGTGTCGCCGGAGCTTTTCGATCACGATGAGGAGAGGGATCTGTACCGGGCTATCCTGGAGGCCAGGGAATCGGTTGAGAGTCTCGTCGCGAAAAAATCATATGGTGACGCCCTGGAAAAGCTGGCTTCGCTGAGAAAGCCAATCGATCTGTTCTTCGAAAAAGTGCTCGTTATGGATAAAGACGAAAAACGAAGAAATAACCGGCTGGCGCTTCTCTCTGAGTTGACGGGACTTTTCAGCTGGATAGCGGATTTTTCTCAATCCAGAAAGTAGGCGAGTATATTTACATATATGGAGGAATTGGAAATGGCAAACAAGTACGTATATTTTTTCGGGGCTGGCAAAGCGGAGGGAAGAGCCGAGATGAAGGACCTTCTCGGCGGAAAGGGAGCGAATCTTGCCGAAATGACGAATCTCAAAATCCCCGTTCCACCCGGTTTTACGATAACCACCGAAGCCTGCAACATATTCTACAGAAATCGGGGGAGGGTCCCGAAAGGGATAACCGATGAGGTGGGAAAGAACCTCCGAAGGCTGGAAAAGCTATCGCGGAAAAAATTCGGGGATCGCAACAACCCCCTTCTCGTATCCGTCCGGTCGGGATCGAGATTCTCCATGCCCGGGATGATGGACACGGTTCTCAACCTCGGTCTCAACGACAATACGGTGAAGGGCCTGGCGAAAAAGTCCGAAAATGAGAGGTTTGCCTTTGACTGCTACCGGCGTTTCATAACCATGTTCTCAGACGTGGTCCTCGGCATACCGAAAGAGTATTTCGAAGAGATCCTCGAAAAAAGAAAAAGCGAAAAGGATATAGATCTGGACACGGATCTCGATACCGATGATTTGCTGTTTATCGTGAAGAAGTTCAAGGACCTGGTCAAAAAAAGGTTAAAAAAACCCTTTCCCCAGGCACCCGACAGGCAACTCAAAATGGCAATCGATGCAGTGTTCAGGTCGTGGAATAATCCCCGGGCAAAGTATTACCGGAAATCCCACAGTATCCCCGATAACCTCGGGACTGCGGTTAACATTCAGCTCATGGTTTTCGGGAATATGGGAAATGATTCCGCCACGGGCGTCGGATTTACCCGGAACCCCTCCACGGGGGCAAAGGAGCTCTACGGGGAATATCTGCTGAAC
This region of Deltaproteobacteria bacterium genomic DNA includes:
- the recO gene encoding DNA repair protein RecO; translated protein: MGRASFITEGIKLKEHLFRESDVSLLIFTESRGTIRAIAPGLKRSKKRFPGSIRKLCLYEFSLTAGKKDYYVVSGARFLQAFEEIAHNFKAYCAADYILQVIQYFYLENMASSYIYQSLRIFLESLASGKDIISTVKWMEIRVLADSGFLSNVTTCSRCARVFREEEKGYYNRENSHIYCINCRIAGKYIIISKDMRGKVAAALDPECGEFTPFPEHESGSINRITTEVILEKLGFVPRPLIQITRDLKLKGLKTL
- the glyQ gene encoding glycine--tRNA ligase subunit alpha, which encodes MNFQDLIIALQEFWARKGCVVQQPYDIEVGAGTFNPATLLRVLGPEPWNVAYVEPSRRPTDGRYGENPNRLQHYYQFQVIMKPSPYNILDLYFESLESFGIDPKKHDIRLVEDDWESPTLGAWGLGWEAWLDGMEITQLTYFQQAGGLDLKPVSFEITYGIERIAMYLQRVDNVFDLQWIGDVTYGDVYHRGEVEFSIYNFEEADVPMHFSLFEMFEKECRRLVEKKLVLPAFDYCLKCSHTFNMLDARGAISVTERTSYIGRVRTLARMCAEGYLGMREELGYPLLNKSFK
- a CDS encoding glycine--tRNA ligase subunit beta, which codes for MSRELFIEVGCEEIPAGFIGPALEAGEKYLEEELRKKRITFSRIQITGSPRRLVFRIKDVGDTQETQEDLVLGPPESVAFDASGKPTKAALGFAASSHLKVEDLKIFETEKGRYLGYQKKEESSTAEELFPDILMGLLPALPFKKSMRWADLDIRFARPVHWIIALYGNKVIDVSFGNTRSSNFTFGHRFLKPDKITINEPSEYVEKLKEAFVIVDFDTRKEIIRKQLKDIESKIGFTWVADESLLETVANLVEYPVTVVGKFEESYLELPKEILVTTMKEHQKYFVFEDESGNLFPGFATVSNIITEDMDVVVRGNEKVLKARLSDADFYYKDDLKEPLIGKKDKLKEVIYQSDLGTYFDKVERVEQLSRKIAEKVDPAKADLAARAAALSKIDLITGVVYEFPELQGIMGRDYALKTGEEKEVAEAVFEHYLPRAARDILPGTGTGAIVSIADKVDTICGCFGVGLVPTGTQDPYALRRQAIGVVNVIIDKGYDLSLSELITWAIKNLEDRIKGEEGAIIADVLEFFRGRLPGVISSGDVDHEIIDAVLNVGFDNVLDARGKVEALSTFKRSESYESLITGFKRAQNITRGAQVADAVSPELFDHDEERDLYRAILEARESVESLVAKKSYGDALEKLASLRKPIDLFFEKVLVMDKDEKRRNNRLALLSELTGLFSWIADFSQSRK